From the Nycticebus coucang isolate mNycCou1 chromosome 13, mNycCou1.pri, whole genome shotgun sequence genome, the window TTGGTCCTTTATGATCCATGTTTGCCTATAGTTGATTCTCCCATTGTCCATTAAAGAGGAGAGTAATCCCAAATCGGTTGCTAGGGCTGCAAAGGGAGGTGATCCTCAGGAACTCAGGAACCAATGTCTATAAACATTGGTCATACAGCATCTTAAGCCCACCTAACAGTGTCTTCAACTACTCTGTTATCTGATAGCACATTTAAATTGTTCatgcacatttttaaagagtGGTCTTTTTGCTGTGTGTTTCTGACCATTTAGCTGagtattctttctctctctcataggAACTCCATGCTCCATTGACTGTTGTTGCAGATGGGCTTTTCTCCAAGTTTAGGAAAAACCTGATCACCAATAAAGTTTCTGTTTCATCTCATTTCGTTGGCTTTCTTATGAAGGTACTGTAGGAGTGTAATTGGAGAAAAGTAAAGCAccttgaaatttgaaaattattaaaatatttattttattttatttttagaatgccCCACAGTTTAAAGCCAATCATGCTGAACTTATTTTAGCTAATCCAAGTCCAGTTCTCATCTACCAGATTTCATCCGATGAAACTCGAGTACTTGTTGATGTTCGAGGAGAAATGCCAAGTAATTTAAGAGAATACATGGTTGAAAAAATTTACCCACAAATTCCTGGTAAGAAATAGCATTTTACTCCCATTGTAATGTACAGTCTGAAAACAAATCTCACAAAAGGTTCTCCGTCTCCATTTCTCACTAAAGCTCCCTAAACTAGGCCAGAGATAAAGCAGGTGAAAAGTGCATGCGCTCAACCAGATACACTGGATCTGTACAGCTTAAACTAGCACATATAATAACCAAACTCcaaattaaaaaagtatttaattaaaaattaaaaaaaatagtttaagtaTGCTTTTATCATATTAATAATTAAAGCATAGTTTTCAGAATAATATTGGCAtagatagttttttctttttatctataaAGGTTTTattgtgcacagagggaagggggTTTCAGTCCTTCTTGGCAGCTGCTTTTCTCATGGCGGCCAGGACGTTGCTCAGCTCCTCCCGCTTCCTTTTAGCACGGATGTGTGTCCCCACTCTTTTCTTAATGAACTGTTTGTCCTTGGAGACCTGTTTGTCCTTGGAGACCTCGAGCAGCTCCATGGCATGCCACTCATACGGGGCAAAGCCACACACTTCTCGGATCATGTCCCGCACGAACTTTGTGTGTTTGGTTAGGCGCCTGTGACGGCGGCTGTGCCTTGGTTTGCTCACGTTCTTGGTCACCTTGTGGCCCTTGTTGAGACCCATGGCCATGGGGTAGTGCAGAGCCATGGCTGCAACAACAGCTGGGAAAAACCCatagatagtattttttttttttttttaatttggccggggctgggtttgaacccgccacctccggcacatgggaccggcgccctacccgctgagccacaggcgccacccagatagtattttttaagagagtctGGATAGCAGTCTAAGGTCTCTGAATTCTTAAAGAATTTCTTATACTTAACTGTTTTTGCACTTGTGTAGTAATTATAGTTACCACTTGTGAATGTTTATTATAAGATACTTGATGAACATGATTTCATTTAATCTATACGACTGTCCTGTGAGGTAcgtgttattcccattttacagatgagagaaccAAGGCTCAGATTACTTGGCTTCTCCAAGGATAAGCAATTAGCAATGGCAGAGTCAAGGTTGATGTTAGGTCTGTCTGGCTCATATATGACTCTTCGAACATGCGCACTGAAAGGGATCTTTGTGATTATTTTAGTTTTGACTTTCATGTAAAGGCTTTATCATATTTAGACTTTGTAAAAACAcccataaaaattactttttcacaggcccagagtttttttttatggtactagttttttggtcttttttttttgggaattGGAAAGATATAGGAAAGAAATGTAGAAATTTTTAAGGATTTTGATGAAACTGAAGGGAAACTGATTGTTAATTATGATATGATTAGAGTAATAGGACATCATTCTTTGTATGAGTATCTTTTGTTTAAATATTCCCGTTTTTttcaagttgttttttaaaactaagtAAAACCACTCTTCGATAACTAacaaattaatagaaataaagtgattAGATTTCTAATAATGACATTTTCAACATATGTATATGGGGACATTTCAATAAAGTTTCATTCAGTTAAGCCCCTTTTGAAGCTTGCAGATGGGAAAATTCGTTATTCATATTTAGGAAAGGGATTATTTGTTACCTGatatttttagcatttatttttgttttattgtacaGTTGGTGTTTTTTTCCCATCCAGAGGTTAATTAGAGCAGATTGCCCTAAAATCATGGGTAGAAACCTTTTGTAGgtttatattaatattagttAGGTTACCAAGATTCT encodes:
- the LOC128564045 gene encoding 60S ribosomal protein L36-like → MALHYPMAMGLNKGHKVTKNVSKPRHSRRHRRLTKHTKFVRDMIREVCGFAPYEWHAMELLEVSKDKQVSKDKQFIKKRVGTHIRAKRKREELSNVLAAMRKAAAKKD